From Micromonospora auratinigra:
GACCCGTCTCGCCGGGACCGCGCCGCCGACCGGCCACGGTGCCATTCGGTGGTCTCGATCCGGTGGGGCGGAGCTATCCGCTGAACGACCGTTCGGGGTAAGTTTCTGGCACCAGTGACGTCGGCGTGCGATCCCGCATGCCGTGGACCCGCAGGGAGGTCAGCGCGATGAGCGGTGGTGACAAGCTCGATTTCGAGACCCGTCCGAATACCGCGCCGGTATCCGCCGCCGATCGGGCCGCCCTGCTGGCGAACCCCGGCTTCGGTCGGGTGTTCACCGACCACATGGTGACGATCCGGTACGCCGAGGGCAAGGGCTGGTACGACGCCCGGGTGGAGGCCCGCGCGCCGATCCCGATGGATCCGGCCGCCGCGGTCCTGCACTACGCGCAGGAGATCTTCGAGGGGCTGAAGGCGTACCGGACCGGGGACGGGTCGGTGACCATGTTCCGGCCGGAGGCCAACGCGGCCCGCTTCGTCGCCTCGGCGAAGCGGCTGGCGATGCCGGAGCTGCCGCCGGAGACGTTCGTCGACTCGCTGCGCCGGCTGGTCGAGATCGACCGGGACTGGATCCCCGAGCACGAGGACGCCAGCCTCTACCTGCGGCCGTTCATGTTCGCCAGCGAGGTCTTCCTCGGCGTCCGGCCCGCCAACGAGTACCTCTACTGCGTCATCGCCTCGCCCGCCGGGGCGTACTTCGCCGGTGGGATCAAGCCGGTGACGCTCTGGGTCTCCCCGGACTACACCCGGGCCGCGCCCGGCGGCACCGGCGCGGCCAAGTGCGGCGGCAACTACGCCGCCTCGCTGGCCGCCCAGGCCGAGGCGATCGAGGCCGGTTGCGACCAGGTGGTCTTCCTGGACGCGGTGGAGCGGCGCTTCGTCGACGAGCTGGGCGGCATGAACGTCTTCTTCGTCTACGACGACGACACGCTGGTCACCCCGCCGCTGACCGGCACGATCCTGCCCGGCATCACCCGGGACGCGATCCTCACCCTGGCCGCCGAGTCGGGGCTCCAGGTGCAGGAGCGGCCGGTCAGCTTCGCCGACTGGCAGGCCGACGCGGCGAGCGGACGGCTGCGTGAGGTCTTCGCCTGCGGCACCGCAGCGGTGATCAACCCGATCGGCGGGGTGCGCTTCCCGGACGGCGAGTTCCTGATCGGCGGCGGCGAGCCGGGGCGGACCACCATGGCGCTGCGGCAGCAGCTCGTCGACATCCAGCGCGGCCGGGCCGAGGACCGGCACGGCTGGGTGCAGCGGGTGCTCTGACCGCCGCTCAGCGGACCCGGTCACGGCCGGCACCGTCGCCCGACGGTGCCGGCCGTCTCCGTGTGGCCCGATCTCGGCGTTCGTCGGTGGTGCCTGTCCTGGCGGGGGTGCGCGCCCCGGCGGTGTCTACTGCCGGGTCCGACCTCGTTCGGCTGCTCGCGTAACGGCGGCGGTCAGCGGCGCGACCCCAGCCCTGAGCAGGACGGGGGTCGCAGAGGGCGAGGGCGGGGAGCGGGCCGGGGCGGGTCAGCTCAGCAGGTGCGCGCGCAACGCGTCGAGCTGGGCGTCGGTCACCCCGGCGTGGCGCAGGTAGTCCTCCACCGAGCCGTACCCGGCGCGCAGTTCGGCGAGGAACAGCGACATCGCCTCGGCGGGGGAGGCCAGGTAGGGCGCCGGCAGCGCGGGCAGTTCCGGCAGGGTGGCGGTGACCCAGGCGTGGAACCGCTCGGACGCCTCGGTGCTCAGCGCGTAGTCGGCGGCGATGTCGTCGTCGGCGACGCCGAGGACCGCCAGGGTGAGGCCGCAGACGATGCCGGTGCGGTCCTTGCCGGCGACGCAGTGCACCACGGTCGGCGCGTTGGCGCTGTCGGCGATCAGGCCGACCGCCTCGGCCAGCCCGGCGGTGCCGGTGCGGGCCAGGTCGGCGTACCGGTCGGCGAGCCAGCGGGCGAGGCCGGTGCCGGGGTCGTACATCTGCTCGGCCCAGTCCCGGTGCTCGGGGTGGATGTGCCGGTAGGTCAGGCCGGCCAGCTCGGGCACCCGGCCGTCGCGGGCCACCTCGGTGGGGCGGCGCAGGTCGATGACGGTGCGGATGCCGAGGGCGGTGAAGGCGGCCTGGTCGGTCTCGTCGAGCCGGTGCAGCGAGTCGGAGCGGTAGAGCCGGCCGGTGCGGACCGGGCGCCCGTCGTGGCCGGTACGGCCGCCGACGTCGCGGAAGTTGAACAGGGTGCGGAAGGTCAGGTCGGGAGCGTCCACCCCTGACACGGTAACGGTCGGCGAGGCACCGGAGTGCCCCGCCGACCGTCGGGTGGTTCAGACCCGGTTCGGGCCGTCCGGCGGCAGCGCGGAGTAGTTCTCGCCGTAGTAGCCACCGAGCTTGTCGCGGTAGCCCGCGTCGGCGTGGCTGGCCTCGTCGTACTCCGGGGCGGCCTTGATCTGGTCCTTGTCCCGGTCGACGTAGACCTTCTGCTCGTCGTGGTCGACGCGGTTCACGGTGCCGGCCGGCAGCATGACCTTCTTGCCGAAGATCCACGGTCCGGTGTCGACGACCAGGTAGCTGTCGTTCACCTCGTGGCTGGCCTTGTCGATCTTGCCGATGCTGCCGTCGGTCGCCTCGACCTTGTAGCCGGTCAGGTCGGCGCTGGCCACGCCGGCCTCGTCGCGGTAGCGCCACGGGTCGAACGCGCCGGACGGCGCGCCGCCGGCGTAGGTGCCCTGGCCGCCGTCGATGACCGGGTCGGTGCCGCCGTGGGTGGTGTGCGGGTCGAGCCTGTCCATGGATAACTCCTGTCCCGACTGTGCAGTCGTCATGGGGAGTGCGTGGTTCGTTGTCCCGGAAACTCCTACCCGTTAGTCGTCTTCTCAACCCTCGTACGCCGAAAGGGCCGGTGTCGCGAACCCGCGACACCGGCCCTGACCAGGGCGTACGGCTGCTCAGGCCAGCGCGGCCTCGGCGTCGAGCGCCACCGCGGCGGCGTGCACGACGGCGGCGATCCGCAGCCCCTCGTGCACCTGCTCCCGGGTGAACCCGGTGGCCCGCAGGGTCTTCTCGTGCGACTCCAGGCAGACGCCGCACCCGGTGATCGCCGAGACGGCCAGGCACCAGAGTTCGAAGTCGCCCTTGTCCACGCCGGGCCGGGCGATGATCTGCATCCGCAGCCGGGCCGGCATCGAGCCGTACTGCTCGTCGCCGATCAGGTGCTTGGCCCGGTAGAAGACGTTGTTCATCGCCATGATCGTGGCCGCGCCCTTGGCCGCCTCGATCGCCTCCGGGGTGAGGTGGTCGGCCGCCTCGGCGGCGATCTCACGCAGCACCACCGGGTTTCGGGCGGCGACCGCGCAGGCCAGGGCGGTGCCCCAGGCCTGCTCGGGCTTCAGCGTGGAGGTGCCCACCGTCGAGCCGAGGTTGAGCTTGATGTCCTTGGCGTACTCGGGCAGGGCCGCCTTGACCGCGTCCAGACCCACGCCTCAGGCCCCGGCGCCGGCGAGCAGCGCGTTCGCGTCCAGGGTGGCGCCGCCGGAGTTCCAGTTGCACGGGCAGAGCTCGTCGGTCTGCAGCGCGTCCAGCACCCGCAGCACCTCGGAGACGTTGCGGCCGACCGAGCCGGCGGTGACCATGGCGAACTGGATCTCGTTGTTCGGGTCGACGATGAAGGTGGCGCGCTGGGCGACGCCGTCGGCGCCGAGCACGCCGCAGGCCTCGGTCAGCTCGCGCTTGATGTCGCTGACCATCGGGAAGGGCAGCTCGCGCAGGTCGGGGTGGTCCTTGCGCCAGGCGTAGTGGACGAACTCGTTGTCCACCGAGACGCCGAGCACCTGGGCGTCCCGGTCGGCGAACTCACCGTTGAGGCGGCCGAACTCGGCGATCTCGGTCGGGCAGATGAAGGTGAAGTCCTTCGGCCAGAAGAAGACCACCCGCCACTTGCCCTCGTAGGACTTGTGGTGGATCGTCTCGAACGCCTTGTCGGCGTCGAGCGACACGCAGGCGGTGAGTTCGTACTCGGGGAAGCGGTCACCGACGGTGAGCACAGGTCCTCCTTGACAGGGGCTCGTCAGCGGCGCGAGGCCGATAACTGGATCAGTTCCAGATGCTTCCGTAGCCACGTTTGCGCCGGGTGGCGGCCGGATGACTTTGTGAAGTCGATCACCGGCCCCACCGCGGTCCCGGAATGTGGGTTCTACCTCCCAAAATCGAGCGGGCATGGCAGAGTACCGATCGTGACCAGCTCCGCCCTGATTATTGGCAGCTAGCGCGCCGGCAACCCACTCGCCGAGCGCGCAGACCTCCCGCATCCGCGGGGGGTCTTTTTGTTGCTCCCCCCGGGTTCGAGACGAGGACTCCCATGACCTTCCAGGTGTACGACACGACGCTGCGCGACGGCGCGCAGCGCGAGGGGCTCAGCTACTCGGTGGTCGACAAGCTGGCGGTGGCCCGCCTGCTCGACGACCTCGGCGTCGGCTTCATCGAGGGCGGCTGGCCGGGCGCGGTGCCGAAGGACACCGAGTTCTTCCGGCGGGCCCGCACGGAGCTGGAGCTGCGGCACGCGATCCTGGTCGCCTTCGGGGCGACCCGCAAGGCCGGCGTGGCGGTCGAGGCCGACGCGCAGGTGCGTGGGTTGCTCGACGCGGAGACCCCGGCCGTGGCCCTGGTCGCCAAGGCCGACCTGCGGCACGTCGAGCGGGCGCTGCGGACCACCGCCGAGGAGAACCTGGCGATGATCCGGGACACGGTGACCCACCTGGTCGCCCACGGCCGGCGGGTCTTCGTCGACGGGGAGCACTTCTTCGACGGCTACCGGCTCGACCCGGCGTACACCGCCGCGGTGCTGGAGACCGCGCTCGCCGCGGGCGCCGAGCGTTTCGTGCTCTGCGACACCAACGGCGGGATGCTGCCGTCGCAGGTCACCGCCGCGATCGCGGACGTCACCGCACGGACCGGGGTGGCCCCGGAGCTGCTCGGCATCCACTGCCAGAACGACACCGCCTGCGCGGTCGCCAACACCATCGCCGCCGTCGAGGCCGGGGTGAAGCACTTCCAGGGCACCGCCAACGGGTACGGCGAGCGCCCCGGCAACGCCGACATCTTCGCGATCGTCGCCAACCTCCAGCTCAAGCTCGGGCTGCCCGTCCTGCCGGACGGCTGCCTGGAACAGATGGTGCGGGTCTCGCACGCCATCGCCGAGATCGCCAACATCGCCCCCGACACCCACCAGGCGTACGTCGGGGCGGCGGCCTTCGCCCACAAGGCGGGGCTCCACGCGAGCGCGATCAAGGTCGACCCGTTGCTCTACAACCACGTGGACCCGTCGGTGGTGGGCAACGACATGCGGATCCTGGTGACCGAGATGGCCGGCCGGGCCAGCATCGAGCTCAAGAGCCGCGAGCTGGGTCTGGACCTGGCCGGCCATCCGGAGGCGCTCGCCACGGTCACCAACCGGGTCAAGGAGCTGGAGGCGGGCGGGTGGTCGTTCGAGGCCGCCGACGCCTCGTTCGAGCTGCTGGTCCGCGCCGAGCTGCCGGACCGGGCGGTGCCGCGCCCGTTCGCCCTGGAGTCGTACCGGGTGATCGTCGAGCACCGCGAGGACGGCGCGGTGGTCTCCGAGGCAACCGTGAAGATCCGGGTACGCGGCGAGCGGGTGATCGCCACCGCCGAGGGCAACGGCCCGGTCAACGCCCTGGACGAGGCGCTGCGCACCGGGCTGGCCCGGCACTACCCGGAGCTGCGCGACTTCGAGCTGGCCGACTACAAGGTGCGCATCCTGGAGGGCAGCCACGGCACCGGCGCGGTGACCCGGGTGCTGGTGGAGACCGCCGGCGCGGGGCGCGACTGGACCACCGTCGGCGTGCACCCCAACGTGGTCGAGGCGTCCTGGCACGCGCTGGTCGACGCGCTCACCTACGGCCTGGACCGCGCCCGGGTCTGAGCCCGTCGTCGGAGCCCGCCGCCCGGTGCCGCGTCACCGTGCGGCGGGCAGCCGCAGTTCGGCGAGGACGGCGCGGTGGTCGCTGCCGGGCAGCGGGTGCACCGACACCGCGCGGACCGCGATCCGCCGGTCGGCCAGCACGTGGTCGATGGTGACCGGCGGGATCGGGTCGCCGTCGTACGGGCCCCAGGTCCCGACCAGGCCCCGGCCGGTGGCGTCCGCCGCGTCGGCGTACCCGGTGGCGATCAGGGCGCGCAGCGGCGCGTGGTCGAGGGTGGCGTTGAAGTCGCCGGCCAGCACGCTCAGCGGCCCGTGCGGGGTGGCGGGCGGCTGGGCCCGCAGGTCGGTGAACCAGTCCGGCACCACCCGCACCTCGTACGGGGAGGCCGGGTGCGCCGACTCGACCCGCACGGGTGGCGCGCCCGGCACCGCCACGGTCCCGTACGCCTGCCGGAAGGCGAAGCCCTGGTTGCGCCGCGCGCCCGTGTCGCTCAGCGGGAAGCGGGCGTAGAGGCCGGACCCGGTGGCCCCCGGCTCGGCGGCGAGTTCCCGGTACGGCAGCAGGGTGGCCAGCCCGAGCCGGTCCAGCGTGGCGGCGGCCTGCGGGGTGAACTCCTGCACGGCCAGCACGTCGACCCGGCGGGTGCGGACCAGGTCGACCAGCGCCCCCGGGTCGGCCTGGCCCAGCAGCAGGTTGGCGGTGAGCACCCGCACGGTCGGCCCGTCGACGGCCGGCTCGTCGGCGTCGAGGGCGCGCGGCACCACCACGCCGGCCAGCGCCAGCGCGGCGAGGGCCGCGACCACCGCCGGGCCCCGGCGGCGCAGCGCGAGCGCGAGGACCAGCGGGGCGAGCGCGCCGGCCGCGACGTACGGCGTGAAGGCGAACGCCTGCACCAGTGGCCCCCGTTCCAGGCCGGCCAGGCGCAGCACCGCCCACCCGGCGGCGGGCAGCACGGCGAGCCAGCACAGCACCGTCACCGGCGTCCGCCGCCGGCGTACCGGCCGCTCGATCCGGTCCTCGGACAACTCGGTGGTCACGGCGGTCACCGTACCGACGGCCGGGTCGAGGTAGTGCCCCGTCCGGCCGGCGCGACAATTTCGTGAGTCGAGACGGCTTCACTTCTCACAATTTTTGGAAGCGTTCGACGAGGGTTTTCGGGGCGGATTGACGCTATTGACCCGCGGCTTTTTGCGGTGCTACCTTCCACCTGGTTGACGTCGCGACTCTCCGTAGTAAAAGCAGCTCAACCCGGGTGCGGGATGTTGAGTTGTGAACATCTGCGGTGCGCGAGAAATGGTGGACACCCGATGGTCCGGCCATTTCCGCGCCCGGCTCACCGTCGAGAACAATCCGTCCCGTCAATTGCGGGCCGGTCGTATCACCACGCCAGAATCAAGGGAGACCTGTCATGGTCACGTTCCTCAAGCGCAAGGCGACAGTGGTGGCGCTCGCCGTCCTGACCCTCACCCTGGCCGGGGGTGGCATCGCCGCGGCGGCCCAGTCGAACCCGCAGCCCCGGCCCGGCCAGGCCCGGACGAGCACCCAGCCGCCGGTCACCGCCGCCGAGCGGGCCGCGGTCAAGGCGTCCAAGTCCATCGGCATCGAGTCCGTCGCCACCTCGTTCGCCGTCATCGTGGTCTGGAACCCGACCACCGGGACCACCACGGTGGCCCGGTCCTCCGCCCCCGGCATCACGGTCAACCGGCTGGGCACCGGCCAGTTCTCGGTGAACTTCCCGGTCAGCGTGCTGAACGCCGTCCACGCCGCCACCCTCGGCGACGCCAGCGACTGCTGCATCCCGGACGCGGGCGAGATCGGGGTGGCGCCCCGGGTGCTCACCCCGACCGCGGTCTTCGTGCAGACCCGCAACTCCAGCGGCACCCCGGCCAACCGCTCCTTCCACCTGGTCGTACACCTGATCTCCTGACCCCCGCCCGACGCGGCCGGTTCCGGACCTCCCGGGGCCGGCCGCGCCGTATGCCGGGCAACGCGCCGGACGGGAAGCTCGTCCCGGTCCGGTGCGGTCAGTGCCTGGCGAGCACTGATATTCCGACGTTTGTCCGGTGGGTGGCCCGGGAAGCAAGCACCGTGACGGACATCTCGGACACCCTGGCCAGCGTGCCCAGCTCGGTCGATGCCGACGCGAGCGGCGTCGAGCTGGAACAGACCCTCTTCGAGGTCAAACGCGTGATCGTCGGGCAGGATCGGCTCGTCGAACGCCTGCTCACCGCTCTGGTCGCCGACGGGCACTGCCTGCTGGAGGGCGTACCCGGGGTCGCCAAGACCCTGGCCGCGCAGACCCTCGCCACCGTCGTCGGCGGCAGCTTCTCCCGGATCCAGTTCACCCCCGACCTCGTCCCGTCGGACATCGTGGGCACCCGGATCTACCGGGCCTCCACCGAGAGCTTCGACGTCGAGCTGGGCCCGGTGATGGCCAACCTGGTGCTGGCCGACGAGATCAATCGCGCGCCGGCCAAGGTGCAGTCCGCGCTGCTGGAGGCGATGGCCGAGCGGCAGGTCTCCATCGGCGGCCGGAGCTGGCCGGTGCCCGACCCGTTCCTGGTGCTGGCCACCCAGAACCCGATCGAGTCCGAGGGGGTCTACCAGCTCCCCGAGGCGCAGCGCGACCGGTTCCTCATGAAGATCGTGGTGGACTACCCGAGCGACGCCGACGAGCTGGCCATCCTCTACCGGATGAGCACCGACCGGCCGACCGCGCGCCAGGTGCTCGACCCGACCCGGCTGCGCCACCTGCAACACCGGGCCGGCCAGGTCTTCGTCCACCACGCGCTCGCCGAGTACGTCGTCCGGCTCATCCTCGCCACCCGCGACCCGGGCCGGTTCGGGCTGCCCGAGATCGCCCCGCTGCTGGCGTACGGGGCCAGCCCGCGGGCCACCCTCGGCCTGGTCGCCGCCGCCCGGGCCCAGGCGCTGATCCGGGGCCGGGAGTACGTGCTGCCCGACGACGTCCGGGAACTCGCCGTCGACGTGTTGGCGCACCGGCTGGTGCTCTCCTTCGACGCGGTGGCCGACGGCGTCTCCGCCGAGGCGGTGGTCCGCCGGCTGGTCGAGGCGGTGCCGCCACCACGGGTGGTCGCCGGGCACCCGACCGCGACGGCCGACCTGGCGGCGGCATGAGCCGGCGGCGGGTGCCCGTACCGCCCGCGCCGGGGCTGGCCGACCTCACCCCCGACGCACGGCTGCGCCGGCTGGAGCTGACCGTCACCCGCCGGCTCGACGGGTTGCTGCACGGCCAGTACCGGGGCCTGCTGCCCGGACCGGGCAGCGAGGTGGCCGGCAGCCGCGAGTACCGCCCCGGCGAGGACGAGGTGCGACGGATGGACTGGGCGGTGACCGCCCGGACCACCGTGCCGCACGTCCGCGAGGTCGACGCCGACCGGGAGCTGAGCACCTGGCTGCTGGTCGACGCCAGCGCCAGCATGGAGTACGGCACCGCGACGCTGGACAAGCGGGAACTCGCGGTGGCCGCCGTCGCCGCCGTCGGGTTCCTCACCGTCGGCGTCGGCAACCGGCTCGGCGCCCAGGTGCTCACCCCGGACGGGGTGCAGCGGTATCCGGCGCGCAGCGGGCGTACCCACCTGCTGGGCCTGCTGCGGGCCCTGCTGGCGGCGCCCCGGGCGGGTGAGCACGACGGCGTCGGCACCCCACCCACGCTGGTCGACGGGCTCGCCGCGCTGGAACGCACGGCCACCCGGCGCGGCCTCGTGGTGGTCGTCTCCGACTTCCTCGACGGGCTGCCGGACGACCCGGCGGACCCGCCACCCTGGGCGGCCGGCCTGCGCCGCCTCGCCGTGCGGCACCAGGTGCTGGCGGTGGAGGTGACCGACCCGCGCGAGCTGGAACTGCCGGACGTCGGCCTGGTCACCCTCGTCGACCCGGAGACCGGCCGGCACCGTGAGGTGTGGACCGGCGACCGGGGCCTGCGGGAACGGTACGCGCGGGCCGCCGCCGCCCAACGCGACCAGGTACGCCGGGCGCTGCGCCGCAGCGGCGCGACACACCTGGCGTTGCGCACCGACCGGGACGTCAGCGCCGACATCGTGCGGCACGTGCACGCCCAGCGTCGGTTGGCCGCCGCCCCGGCCACGACGGCCGCGACCCGGGGCGGTGGGGTGTGAGCTGGCAGTCACCGGCCCGGCTCTGGCTGCTGCTCGGCGTCGTCGCGCTGGTCGTCGGCTACCTGGTGATGCAACGCCGGCAGAGCCGGTACGCGGTCCGCTTCACCAACCTGCGCCTGCTGGACCGGGTCGCGCCCCGGCGGCCGGCCTGGCGTCGGCACGTGCCGGCCGGCCTGTTCCTCGCCATGCTGGCGCTGCTCGTGGTGGGCTTCGCCCGGCCCAGCGCCGAGGTACGGGTGCCCCGGGAGCGGGCCACCGTGATGGTCGCGGTCGACGTCTCCACCTCGATGCTGGCCGGGGACGTCGACCCGGACCGGCTGACCGCCGCCAAGCACGCCGCCCGCCGGTTCGCCGACGGCCTGCCGGACGAGTTCAACGTCGGGCTGGTCGCCTTCGCCGGCAGCGCCGCGGTGCTGGT
This genomic window contains:
- a CDS encoding branched-chain amino acid aminotransferase yields the protein MSGGDKLDFETRPNTAPVSAADRAALLANPGFGRVFTDHMVTIRYAEGKGWYDARVEARAPIPMDPAAAVLHYAQEIFEGLKAYRTGDGSVTMFRPEANAARFVASAKRLAMPELPPETFVDSLRRLVEIDRDWIPEHEDASLYLRPFMFASEVFLGVRPANEYLYCVIASPAGAYFAGGIKPVTLWVSPDYTRAAPGGTGAAKCGGNYAASLAAQAEAIEAGCDQVVFLDAVERRFVDELGGMNVFFVYDDDTLVTPPLTGTILPGITRDAILTLAAESGLQVQERPVSFADWQADAASGRLREVFACGTAAVINPIGGVRFPDGEFLIGGGEPGRTTMALRQQLVDIQRGRAEDRHGWVQRVL
- a CDS encoding tyrosine-protein phosphatase, coding for MSGVDAPDLTFRTLFNFRDVGGRTGHDGRPVRTGRLYRSDSLHRLDETDQAAFTALGIRTVIDLRRPTEVARDGRVPELAGLTYRHIHPEHRDWAEQMYDPGTGLARWLADRYADLARTGTAGLAEAVGLIADSANAPTVVHCVAGKDRTGIVCGLTLAVLGVADDDIAADYALSTEASERFHAWVTATLPELPALPAPYLASPAEAMSLFLAELRAGYGSVEDYLRHAGVTDAQLDALRAHLLS
- a CDS encoding PRC-barrel domain-containing protein; protein product: MDRLDPHTTHGGTDPVIDGGQGTYAGGAPSGAFDPWRYRDEAGVASADLTGYKVEATDGSIGKIDKASHEVNDSYLVVDTGPWIFGKKVMLPAGTVNRVDHDEQKVYVDRDKDQIKAAPEYDEASHADAGYRDKLGGYYGENYSALPPDGPNRV
- a CDS encoding carboxymuconolactone decarboxylase family protein produces the protein MGLDAVKAALPEYAKDIKLNLGSTVGTSTLKPEQAWGTALACAVAARNPVVLREIAAEAADHLTPEAIEAAKGAATIMAMNNVFYRAKHLIGDEQYGSMPARLRMQIIARPGVDKGDFELWCLAVSAITGCGVCLESHEKTLRATGFTREQVHEGLRIAAVVHAAAVALDAEAALA
- a CDS encoding peroxiredoxin codes for the protein MLTVGDRFPEYELTACVSLDADKAFETIHHKSYEGKWRVVFFWPKDFTFICPTEIAEFGRLNGEFADRDAQVLGVSVDNEFVHYAWRKDHPDLRELPFPMVSDIKRELTEACGVLGADGVAQRATFIVDPNNEIQFAMVTAGSVGRNVSEVLRVLDALQTDELCPCNWNSGGATLDANALLAGAGA
- the cimA gene encoding citramalate synthase, producing MTFQVYDTTLRDGAQREGLSYSVVDKLAVARLLDDLGVGFIEGGWPGAVPKDTEFFRRARTELELRHAILVAFGATRKAGVAVEADAQVRGLLDAETPAVALVAKADLRHVERALRTTAEENLAMIRDTVTHLVAHGRRVFVDGEHFFDGYRLDPAYTAAVLETALAAGAERFVLCDTNGGMLPSQVTAAIADVTARTGVAPELLGIHCQNDTACAVANTIAAVEAGVKHFQGTANGYGERPGNADIFAIVANLQLKLGLPVLPDGCLEQMVRVSHAIAEIANIAPDTHQAYVGAAAFAHKAGLHASAIKVDPLLYNHVDPSVVGNDMRILVTEMAGRASIELKSRELGLDLAGHPEALATVTNRVKELEAGGWSFEAADASFELLVRAELPDRAVPRPFALESYRVIVEHREDGAVVSEATVKIRVRGERVIATAEGNGPVNALDEALRTGLARHYPELRDFELADYKVRILEGSHGTGAVTRVLVETAGAGRDWTTVGVHPNVVEASWHALVDALTYGLDRARV
- a CDS encoding endonuclease/exonuclease/phosphatase family protein, which translates into the protein MERPVRRRRTPVTVLCWLAVLPAAGWAVLRLAGLERGPLVQAFAFTPYVAAGALAPLVLALALRRRGPAVVAALAALALAGVVVPRALDADEPAVDGPTVRVLTANLLLGQADPGALVDLVRTRRVDVLAVQEFTPQAAATLDRLGLATLLPYRELAAEPGATGSGLYARFPLSDTGARRNQGFAFRQAYGTVAVPGAPPVRVESAHPASPYEVRVVPDWFTDLRAQPPATPHGPLSVLAGDFNATLDHAPLRALIATGYADAADATGRGLVGTWGPYDGDPIPPVTIDHVLADRRIAVRAVSVHPLPGSDHRAVLAELRLPAAR
- a CDS encoding AAA family ATPase, with protein sequence MTDISDTLASVPSSVDADASGVELEQTLFEVKRVIVGQDRLVERLLTALVADGHCLLEGVPGVAKTLAAQTLATVVGGSFSRIQFTPDLVPSDIVGTRIYRASTESFDVELGPVMANLVLADEINRAPAKVQSALLEAMAERQVSIGGRSWPVPDPFLVLATQNPIESEGVYQLPEAQRDRFLMKIVVDYPSDADELAILYRMSTDRPTARQVLDPTRLRHLQHRAGQVFVHHALAEYVVRLILATRDPGRFGLPEIAPLLAYGASPRATLGLVAAARAQALIRGREYVLPDDVRELAVDVLAHRLVLSFDAVADGVSAEAVVRRLVEAVPPPRVVAGHPTATADLAAA
- a CDS encoding DUF58 domain-containing protein; the protein is MSRRRVPVPPAPGLADLTPDARLRRLELTVTRRLDGLLHGQYRGLLPGPGSEVAGSREYRPGEDEVRRMDWAVTARTTVPHVREVDADRELSTWLLVDASASMEYGTATLDKRELAVAAVAAVGFLTVGVGNRLGAQVLTPDGVQRYPARSGRTHLLGLLRALLAAPRAGEHDGVGTPPTLVDGLAALERTATRRGLVVVVSDFLDGLPDDPADPPPWAAGLRRLAVRHQVLAVEVTDPRELELPDVGLVTLVDPETGRHREVWTGDRGLRERYARAAAAQRDQVRRALRRSGATHLALRTDRDVSADIVRHVHAQRRLAAAPATTAATRGGGV